Below is a window of Pirellulales bacterium DNA.
CTGTCTTGGGTCGGGGGTAATTGATCCAGCGGCCCTTGAGGTCAACCGCCGATACGGGCAATGTACCCAGGTCGGAATTTCCGAAGCCGGCGTTGACGCCGAGCAGGATCATCGCCTTCATGGGCTTGGTGGCCGAGCCCAGTAGGGCTTTGATGTCGGCCGCCGAGAACATCCGCGGCCCCTTCTCGTGCCGGGCCTTGCGAAGCACCTTCTTCGACGGCCGCTTGAAGTGCGGGCCGTATCGAACCGGCCGATCAATGAGGCCGGCGTCATAGCCATACTTGAACAGGACTCGCACGCGAGTAATCTCGTTCCCGAGCGCCACAGGCCCCCAGGTCTTCGCGACCGTCGATCGCAAGGCCTCGAAGTCGTCGGGTGCCAGGTCGATCACCAACCGATCACGGCCGAGCGCAGCGACGACACGCGCGCAGGTCGCGTGGTAATCGGCGAAGCTGCGCGGAGCCAACTCGCCCGATTCGACGAGCTGCTGCTTGGCCGTGAGAAATCTGTTGACCAGGCCACGAACCGTCAGGCCGCCGGTGGTGGGCCGCGGCGTTCGGCCGGCGTACAAGTCTTCGCGCTCCCGCTGATATTTTTCGATCGCGGCATCTGGATCGGACCACGGCCCGAAGTAGTGCATCTTGCCGCGGATCTTCTTGGCCCAGCGTTTCGTGGCGTGTGGAAAGAGCGGGAAGTCAGCGTACGGCTTCTCAGGCTTGTCGGTTCTGATTTTCGCGGTAGCTTGAGGCATGCGATCTGGCCCTTCATTCTGCGGCCTGGTGTCAAAGCAGGTGTCAGTATGATAGGGCCACTTGCAGACGAACGCAATAAAAGCCTATAAATTAGGCTCACGCGCCCGTAGCTCAATCGGATAGAGCAGCGGACTTCTAATCCGCAGGTTGCTGGTTCGAGTCCAGCCGGGCGTGCTGCTGAATTGTCGTGACAACTCGCGACAGGCTGTGCCAAGTAGAGCGGCGACAACCGCTTACGCTCTACTTCGGCGACCGATTGCTCATCGGCGGTTGTGCCACCGGATGCCACGTCCTGACTCGAAATGACGAGGGGTTGTGTCAAATTTCGTGTCAAATTTGCGGCCCATTTTTCGGCCGGCACGGCGGGCAGCAAAGCAAGCGCATCCGTCGCGTCGTTGCCGACCAAAT
It encodes the following:
- a CDS encoding tyrosine-type recombinase/integrase, producing MPQATAKIRTDKPEKPYADFPLFPHATKRWAKKIRGKMHYFGPWSDPDAAIEKYQREREDLYAGRTPRPTTGGLTVRGLVNRFLTAKQQLVESGELAPRSFADYHATCARVVAALGRDRLVIDLAPDDFEALRSTVAKTWGPVALGNEITRVRVLFKYGYDAGLIDRPVRYGPHFKRPSKKVLRKARHEKGPRMFSAADIKALLGSATKPMKAMILLGVNAGFGNSDLGTLPVSAVDLKGRWINYPRPKTEIPRRVPLWAETVTALKEALASRPMPKDPDDDRLVFLTKYGLRWAKETRDNPISKEFAKLLQEVGLNRPGLSFYALRHTFETIGGEARDQVAVDAIMGHAPHGNDMSAVYREGISDERLKRVTAHVRKWMFAKVKGRGKKKPAPAKRAPRRLRLAAG